A window of Methanolobus sediminis contains these coding sequences:
- the mtaB gene encoding methanol--corrinoid protein co-methyltransferase MtaB, translating to MAINRFTTMAYSEADEMVFGHAKKPVKAGLDLEIGAGYTTAEVNYAPRPEAGESMEKLVNEYQRITKDIMARMVQVGFPSVVLETEHVQQMTNNPSWGAAVAHAQKTIMEEYHEEYGIKCALRHTPGDIREHKEFMDLRGDKMGVVMESFEQIAESGADLLSIESMGGKEIFDYAVLRNDVPGMLYAIGCLGTMDMDYLWQEISSVAQKKGVVSAGDTDCAQANTAMFIAGGLLDKNLAHTLAILARAISAPRSLAAYEAGAVGPGKDCGYENIIVKAISGMPMSFEGKTSTCAHSDVMGNLIMQCCDLWSNESVEYHGEFGGTTVQCWSESLNYDCALMNTALKSGNEKILRDLLMASDRFRDPQSYVLAYDNAYAVGEAIVKDGEDIFLRAKNAAIACCDTLNNSEGLEMTKFELGALAKATAELDAITSESETFMSECMERFKAEVPVFKPENYAL from the coding sequence ATGGCAATTAACAGATTCACAACAATGGCATATTCCGAAGCTGACGAAATGGTCTTCGGACACGCAAAGAAACCTGTAAAAGCAGGTCTCGACCTTGAGATCGGAGCAGGATACACAACCGCAGAAGTAAACTACGCACCAAGGCCAGAAGCTGGTGAGTCCATGGAGAAACTCGTAAACGAGTACCAGAGGATCACAAAAGACATCATGGCAAGAATGGTTCAGGTTGGTTTCCCATCCGTAGTACTTGAGACAGAACACGTTCAGCAGATGACCAACAACCCATCATGGGGAGCAGCTGTAGCACACGCACAGAAGACCATCATGGAAGAGTACCATGAAGAATATGGAATCAAATGTGCACTGAGACACACCCCTGGTGACATCAGAGAGCACAAAGAGTTCATGGATCTCAGAGGCGACAAAATGGGCGTTGTCATGGAGTCCTTCGAACAGATCGCAGAGAGCGGCGCAGACCTTCTCTCCATCGAATCAATGGGTGGAAAGGAAATCTTCGACTACGCAGTACTCAGGAACGACGTTCCAGGTATGCTCTACGCAATCGGATGCCTTGGTACCATGGACATGGACTACCTCTGGCAGGAAATCTCAAGCGTAGCACAGAAGAAGGGCGTTGTCTCCGCTGGTGACACAGACTGTGCACAGGCAAACACTGCAATGTTCATTGCAGGTGGTCTCCTTGACAAGAACCTTGCACACACCCTTGCAATCCTCGCAAGAGCAATCTCCGCTCCAAGATCACTCGCAGCATACGAGGCTGGCGCAGTAGGTCCAGGAAAGGACTGTGGATACGAGAACATCATCGTAAAGGCAATCTCCGGTATGCCAATGTCCTTTGAAGGTAAGACTTCAACCTGTGCACACTCAGATGTCATGGGTAACCTTATCATGCAGTGCTGTGACCTCTGGTCAAACGAGTCCGTTGAATACCACGGTGAATTCGGTGGTACAACAGTACAGTGCTGGTCCGAGTCCCTCAACTACGACTGTGCTCTTATGAACACAGCTCTTAAGTCAGGAAACGAGAAGATCCTCAGAGACCTCCTCATGGCTTCCGACAGATTCAGAGACCCACAGTCATACGTCCTTGCATACGACAACGCATACGCAGTCGGAGAAGCAATCGTAAAGGACGGAGAAGATATCTTCCTCCGTGCAAAGAACGCTGCAATAGCATGCTGTGACACACTGAACAACTCAGAGGGTCTTGAGATGACAAAGTTCGAACTCGGTGCACTCGCAAAGGCAACCGCAGAACTCGACGCAATCACCTCAGAATCCGAGACATTCATGAGCGAATGCATGGAGCGCTTCAAGGCAGAAGTACCAGTCTTCAAGCCAGAGAACTACGCTCTCTAA
- a CDS encoding PKD domain-containing protein: protein MAVLILPALTDNSSSAELSASEISVIPSSYQVEPGTTFTIDINIDPVTPVSGVQFDLSLPSSDFSVISVNEGDLFSQSGATVAFELKNAPSSTSSGTIYSAVLGNLSATETGTVAEMTVVAGDKTGFFDIGLTNVIMSDSSSHSMGFVSNSATILVDSKPVLTNPGLVQVKENDQLDLTLQAADSDNDVLTFSATSLTDGASFNSSTGNLLWIPDASQVGEHSVEVAVTDGYLNDTMILTIEVLPSDLAPVADASGPYTTRVGKKIKLTGTDSYDPDGTIMSYTWDFGDGSTAVGATAFHTYTKTGVYTVKLTVMDNAGNTGTDVTTLTAESFFKYYLG from the coding sequence ATGGCTGTCCTCATTCTGCCAGCATTGACTGATAATAGTAGTTCAGCCGAGCTTTCTGCCAGTGAAATAAGTGTCATACCTTCCAGTTATCAGGTCGAACCGGGAACTACGTTCACTATCGACATCAACATTGATCCGGTAACTCCTGTATCCGGCGTACAGTTTGATCTGTCACTTCCTTCTTCGGATTTTTCAGTAATTAGTGTGAATGAAGGAGATTTGTTCTCCCAATCCGGAGCTACTGTGGCATTTGAATTGAAAAATGCTCCTTCATCGACTTCTTCAGGAACAATATATTCAGCAGTTCTTGGCAACCTATCAGCCACTGAAACCGGTACAGTTGCAGAAATGACTGTTGTTGCAGGAGATAAAACTGGTTTCTTTGATATTGGTCTTACAAATGTGATAATGAGTGATTCATCCTCACATTCAATGGGATTTGTCTCTAATTCAGCAACTATCCTTGTAGACTCAAAACCAGTATTAACCAATCCCGGATTGGTACAGGTTAAAGAGAACGATCAGCTGGATCTAACATTACAGGCAGCAGATTCAGACAATGATGTACTGACATTTTCAGCTACTTCACTTACAGACGGTGCCTCGTTTAACAGTTCCACTGGTAATCTGTTATGGATTCCTGATGCCAGTCAGGTAGGTGAACATTCAGTTGAAGTTGCAGTAACAGATGGTTATCTGAATGACACGATGATTCTGACAATTGAAGTTCTTCCCTCAGACTTAGCACCTGTAGCAGATGCAAGTGGTCCATATACAACAAGGGTTGGCAAAAAGATCAAATTAACAGGTACGGATTCCTATGACCCTGACGGAACTATCATGTCATACACCTGGGATTTCGGAGATGGTAGCACAGCAGTTGGCGCAACTGCTTTCCATACATATACAAAAACCGGAGTGTACACAGTAAAATTGACTGTAATGGACAATGCCGGAAATACCGGTACGGATGTGACAACATTAACAGCCGAGAGCTTCTTTAAGTATTACCTT
- the mtaC gene encoding methanol--corrinoid protein MtaC, whose protein sequence is MLIVDKEGILIRYNVKMEKSMTPEEAAAELYPKEELYKPIAEAIFEGEEDDVIEGLEAAIAAGKDPIALIDDALMVGMKVVTDLYDQGVIFLPNVMMSADAMLEGIEFCKSQSTETPVQKGKVICMVAEGDVHDIGKSIVAALLRANGYEVIDLGRDVPSAEALAAVKEHKPLMMTGTALMTTTMYAFKEVNDLLVESGITMPFACGGGAVNQDFVSTYSLGVYGEEAADAPKMADAILAGADVAALRAKFHNH, encoded by the coding sequence ATGTTAATAGTAGACAAAGAAGGTATCCTTATCAGATACAACGTTAAAATGGAAAAATCAATGACCCCTGAAGAGGCGGCAGCAGAACTCTATCCAAAAGAGGAGTTATACAAGCCAATCGCAGAAGCGATCTTTGAGGGTGAAGAAGATGATGTTATCGAAGGTCTCGAGGCAGCTATCGCAGCAGGCAAGGACCCAATCGCACTCATCGACGATGCACTTATGGTAGGTATGAAGGTAGTAACAGACCTTTACGACCAGGGTGTAATTTTCCTTCCAAACGTAATGATGTCCGCAGATGCAATGCTCGAAGGTATCGAGTTCTGTAAGAGCCAGTCCACAGAGACCCCAGTCCAGAAGGGTAAGGTCATCTGTATGGTCGCAGAAGGTGACGTACACGACATCGGAAAGTCAATCGTAGCAGCACTCCTCAGAGCAAACGGCTATGAAGTCATCGACCTCGGAAGAGATGTACCATCCGCAGAAGCACTTGCAGCTGTAAAGGAACACAAGCCACTCATGATGACCGGAACTGCACTCATGACAACAACCATGTATGCATTCAAGGAAGTCAACGACCTTCTCGTCGAGAGCGGAATCACAATGCCATTCGCATGTGGTGGCGGAGCAGTCAACCAGGACTTCGTATCCACCTACTCACTCGGTGTATACGGTGAAGAAGCAGCAGATGCACCAAAGATGGCAGACGCAATCCTTGCAGGCGCAGATGTAGCAGCACTCAGAGCAAAATTCCACAACCACTAA